One Chlamydiales bacterium genomic window, GAATAGATAATTTTTTATAAAAATGGAAATTCAGTCTATTTTTTCCTCCGTTCTTTACTAAAGAGATAATTAAATTAATTAAAAAAGAGTAAAAACAGGCGATTCAAGATATGAAGAGAGATTTTAATAAAATCATCGCTCTTTTCACCAACATGAAAAAGAGAGGCTCTTCTGAAATCACACAAAAAGTCATTGAATATTTACAAAATAGAAGGGTCACTGTGATTGCACGTGAAGAAGAAGCCACTCAGTTAAATATTCCTTTTTTACACTCTATCGAACCTAATAAAATTGATTTTTTAATTTCCCTTGGTGGAGATGGGACTATTTTACGCATGATCCATCATTTTCCTTATCTTAATGCACCTATCCTCGGAATCAATCTTGGACACCTTGGTTTCATGGCAGATGTGCCTTTATCTCATCTCTACCCTAGCCTAGATCAACTTCTTAATGGATCTTACACGATTCAAGAACGCTTGACTATGGAGGGGATGATCTCTGATAAACAAGCGATTTTTGCGATTAATGAAATCGTTATTCATCGCTCACGCAATTCTTCTCTAGTTGATCTTTCAATTCATGTAGATGGAAAATATCTCAATACTTTTTGTGCAGATGGCATCATCATTTCGACACCCAATGGGTCAACTGCTTACTCTTTAGCTGCTGGCGGTCCTATCCTTACACCAGTTTTACAAGCAAT contains:
- a CDS encoding NAD(+)/NADH kinase, with the protein product MKRDFNKIIALFTNMKKRGSSEITQKVIEYLQNRRVTVIAREEEATQLNIPFLHSIEPNKIDFLISLGGDGTILRMIHHFPYLNAPILGINLGHLGFMADVPLSHLYPSLDQLLNGSYTIQERLTMEGMISDKQAIFAINEIVIHRSRNSSLVDLSIHVDGKYLNTFCADGIIISTPNGSTAYSLAAGGPILTPVLQAIVITPINPHTISNRPIVLLPSDKIEIQYLSPYNPVEVTCDGFSSHPLATHEIVSMSCAKRKFKMVHLAHSDFFSTLRSKLGWTGQLRYNDLNHPNEYRD